One segment of Brassica napus cultivar Da-Ae chromosome C3, Da-Ae, whole genome shotgun sequence DNA contains the following:
- the LOC106388544 gene encoding uncharacterized protein LOC106388544 isoform X6 has product MATENPITTETVALTEKKMDMSLDAIIKMSKSNTNVNKGKKLRASNKKEKFNGAAKNSTVKAQLYMDSRSDVRQGAFAKRRSNFQGNHFPVTTAVARNVASGAPIRGRPYNAGRMANTNQSRSRLLDNSLIVCLITWAPSMLVSELSLRGYLDWRRSQRLVCWWYLLDLRFLTPPAQYGSAPRGFVSKQQWEKIEQKQANGGGGQRQGPQTLDSRFANMKEERMRMRRFIEKGSNVGNNGVGLQYQQQQQWGRRATRFPN; this is encoded by the exons ATGGCGACTGAAAATCCTATTACTACGGAGACCGTTGCTCTCACCGAGAAGAAAATGGACATGTCTTtag ATGCTATTATCAAGATGTCAAAGAGCAACACCAATGTCAATAAAGGCAAGAAACTGAGAGCATCC AATAAAAAGGAGAAGTTTAATGGTGCGGCCAAAAACAGTACGGTAAAAGCTCAGCTTTATATGGACTCACGGTCTGATGTTAGACAG GGTGCTTTTGCAAAGAGAAGGTCTAATTTCCAAGGAAACCACTTTCCTGTTACAACAGCTGTTGCTCGTAATGTTGCTTCTGGTGCTCCAATCCGTGGTAGACCTTATAACGCTGGAAGGATGGCTAATACGAATCAATCAAGGTCTAGACTGCTTGATAATTCTCTGATCGTTTGCTTAATAACATGGGCTCCCTCTATGCTTGTGTCTGAG TTGAGTCTAAGGGGGTATTTGGATTGGAGGCGTAGTCAGAGATTAGTGTGTTGGTGGTACTTATTAGATTTGAG GTTCCTTACTCCACCAGCTCAGTATGGATCTGCACCAAGAGGGTTTGTCTCAAAG CAGCAATGGGAGAAGATAGAGCAAAAGCAAGCAAATGGAGGAGGAGGGCAGAGGCAAGGGCCTCAGACGCTGGACTCTCGGTTTGCAAACATGAAAGAAGAGAGGATGAGAATGAGAAGGTTTATAGAAAAGGGAAGCAATGTAGGCAACAATGGTGTTGGACTGCAGtaccagcagcagcagcaatgGGGAAGAAGAGCCACAAGATTCCCCAACTGA
- the LOC106388544 gene encoding uncharacterized protein LOC106388544 isoform X9 — MATENPITTETVALTEKKMDMSLDAIIKMSKSNTNVNKGKKLRASNKKEKFNGAAKNSTVKAQLYMDSRSDVRQGAFAKRRSNFQGNHFPVTTAVARNVASGAPIRGRPYNAGRMANTNQSRFLTPPAQYGSAPRGFVSKQQWEKIEQKQANGGGGQRQGPQTLDSRFANMKEERMRMRRFIEKGSNVGNNGVGLQYQQQQQWGRRATRFPN, encoded by the exons ATGGCGACTGAAAATCCTATTACTACGGAGACCGTTGCTCTCACCGAGAAGAAAATGGACATGTCTTtag ATGCTATTATCAAGATGTCAAAGAGCAACACCAATGTCAATAAAGGCAAGAAACTGAGAGCATCC AATAAAAAGGAGAAGTTTAATGGTGCGGCCAAAAACAGTACGGTAAAAGCTCAGCTTTATATGGACTCACGGTCTGATGTTAGACAG GGTGCTTTTGCAAAGAGAAGGTCTAATTTCCAAGGAAACCACTTTCCTGTTACAACAGCTGTTGCTCGTAATGTTGCTTCTGGTGCTCCAATCCGTGGTAGACCTTATAACGCTGGAAGGATGGCTAATACGAATCAATCAAG GTTCCTTACTCCACCAGCTCAGTATGGATCTGCACCAAGAGGGTTTGTCTCAAAG CAGCAATGGGAGAAGATAGAGCAAAAGCAAGCAAATGGAGGAGGAGGGCAGAGGCAAGGGCCTCAGACGCTGGACTCTCGGTTTGCAAACATGAAAGAAGAGAGGATGAGAATGAGAAGGTTTATAGAAAAGGGAAGCAATGTAGGCAACAATGGTGTTGGACTGCAGtaccagcagcagcagcaatgGGGAAGAAGAGCCACAAGATTCCCCAACTGA
- the LOC106388544 gene encoding uncharacterized protein LOC106388544 isoform X2: protein MATENPITTETVALTEKKMDMSLDAIIKMSKSNTNVNKGKKLRASNKKEKFNGAAKNSTVKAQLYMDSRSDVRQGAFAKRRSNFQGNHFPVTTAVARNVASGAPIRGRPYNAGRMANTNQSRSRLLDNSLIVCLITWAPSMLVSEVPYSTSSVWICTKRVCLKAAAMGEDRAKASKWRRRAEARASDAGLSVCKHERREDENEKVYRKGKQCRQQWCWTAVPAAAAMGKKSHKIPQLIYVIRRTMALLLMQIGLDSMFEVYNIHL, encoded by the exons ATGGCGACTGAAAATCCTATTACTACGGAGACCGTTGCTCTCACCGAGAAGAAAATGGACATGTCTTtag ATGCTATTATCAAGATGTCAAAGAGCAACACCAATGTCAATAAAGGCAAGAAACTGAGAGCATCC AATAAAAAGGAGAAGTTTAATGGTGCGGCCAAAAACAGTACGGTAAAAGCTCAGCTTTATATGGACTCACGGTCTGATGTTAGACAG GGTGCTTTTGCAAAGAGAAGGTCTAATTTCCAAGGAAACCACTTTCCTGTTACAACAGCTGTTGCTCGTAATGTTGCTTCTGGTGCTCCAATCCGTGGTAGACCTTATAACGCTGGAAGGATGGCTAATACGAATCAATCAAGGTCTAGACTGCTTGATAATTCTCTGATCGTTTGCTTAATAACATGGGCTCCCTCTATGCTTGTGTCTGAG GTTCCTTACTCCACCAGCTCAGTATGGATCTGCACCAAGAGGGTTTGTCTCAAAG CAGCAGCAATGGGAGAAGATAGAGCAAAAGCAAGCAAATGGAGGAGGAGGGCAGAGGCAAGGGCCTCAGACGCTGGACTCTCGGTTTGCAAACATGAAAGAAGAGAGGATGAGAATGAGAAGGTTTATAGAAAAGGGAAGCAATGTAGGCAACAATGGTGTTGGACTGCAGtaccagcagcagcagcaatgGGGAAGAAGAGCCACAAGATTCCCCAACTGATTTATGTGATCCGCAGAACAATGGCGTTACTATTAATGCAGATTGGTTTGGATTCAATGTTTGAAGTGTACAACATTCATTTATGA
- the LOC106388544 gene encoding uncharacterized protein LOC106388544 isoform X8 produces the protein MATENPITTETVALTEKKMDMSLDAIIKMSKSNTNVNKGKKLRASNKKEKFNGAAKNSTVKAQLYMDSRSDVRQGAFAKRRSNFQGNHFPVTTAVARNVASGAPIRGRPYNAGRMANTNQSRFLTPPAQYGSAPRGFVSKQQQWEKIEQKQANGGGGQRQGPQTLDSRFANMKEERMRMRRFIEKGSNVGNNGVGLQYQQQQQWGRRATRFPN, from the exons ATGGCGACTGAAAATCCTATTACTACGGAGACCGTTGCTCTCACCGAGAAGAAAATGGACATGTCTTtag ATGCTATTATCAAGATGTCAAAGAGCAACACCAATGTCAATAAAGGCAAGAAACTGAGAGCATCC AATAAAAAGGAGAAGTTTAATGGTGCGGCCAAAAACAGTACGGTAAAAGCTCAGCTTTATATGGACTCACGGTCTGATGTTAGACAG GGTGCTTTTGCAAAGAGAAGGTCTAATTTCCAAGGAAACCACTTTCCTGTTACAACAGCTGTTGCTCGTAATGTTGCTTCTGGTGCTCCAATCCGTGGTAGACCTTATAACGCTGGAAGGATGGCTAATACGAATCAATCAAG GTTCCTTACTCCACCAGCTCAGTATGGATCTGCACCAAGAGGGTTTGTCTCAAAG CAGCAGCAATGGGAGAAGATAGAGCAAAAGCAAGCAAATGGAGGAGGAGGGCAGAGGCAAGGGCCTCAGACGCTGGACTCTCGGTTTGCAAACATGAAAGAAGAGAGGATGAGAATGAGAAGGTTTATAGAAAAGGGAAGCAATGTAGGCAACAATGGTGTTGGACTGCAGtaccagcagcagcagcaatgGGGAAGAAGAGCCACAAGATTCCCCAACTGA
- the LOC106388544 gene encoding uncharacterized protein LOC106388544 isoform X3, with the protein MATENPITTETVALTEKKMDMSLDAIIKMSKSNTNVNKGKKLRASNKKEKFNGAAKNSTVKAQLYMDSRSDVRQGAFAKRRSNFQGNHFPVTTAVARNVASGAPIRGRPYNAGRMANTNQSRSRLLDNSLIVCLITWAPSMLVSEVPYSTSSVWICTKRVCLKAAMGEDRAKASKWRRRAEARASDAGLSVCKHERREDENEKVYRKGKQCRQQWCWTAVPAAAAMGKKSHKIPQLIYVIRRTMALLLMQIGLDSMFEVYNIHL; encoded by the exons ATGGCGACTGAAAATCCTATTACTACGGAGACCGTTGCTCTCACCGAGAAGAAAATGGACATGTCTTtag ATGCTATTATCAAGATGTCAAAGAGCAACACCAATGTCAATAAAGGCAAGAAACTGAGAGCATCC AATAAAAAGGAGAAGTTTAATGGTGCGGCCAAAAACAGTACGGTAAAAGCTCAGCTTTATATGGACTCACGGTCTGATGTTAGACAG GGTGCTTTTGCAAAGAGAAGGTCTAATTTCCAAGGAAACCACTTTCCTGTTACAACAGCTGTTGCTCGTAATGTTGCTTCTGGTGCTCCAATCCGTGGTAGACCTTATAACGCTGGAAGGATGGCTAATACGAATCAATCAAGGTCTAGACTGCTTGATAATTCTCTGATCGTTTGCTTAATAACATGGGCTCCCTCTATGCTTGTGTCTGAG GTTCCTTACTCCACCAGCTCAGTATGGATCTGCACCAAGAGGGTTTGTCTCAAAG CAGCAATGGGAGAAGATAGAGCAAAAGCAAGCAAATGGAGGAGGAGGGCAGAGGCAAGGGCCTCAGACGCTGGACTCTCGGTTTGCAAACATGAAAGAAGAGAGGATGAGAATGAGAAGGTTTATAGAAAAGGGAAGCAATGTAGGCAACAATGGTGTTGGACTGCAGtaccagcagcagcagcaatgGGGAAGAAGAGCCACAAGATTCCCCAACTGATTTATGTGATCCGCAGAACAATGGCGTTACTATTAATGCAGATTGGTTTGGATTCAATGTTTGAAGTGTACAACATTCATTTATGA
- the LOC106388544 gene encoding uncharacterized protein LOC106388544 isoform X4, with amino-acid sequence MATENPITTETVALTEKKMDMSLDAIIKMSKSNTNVNKGKKLRASNKKEKFNGAAKNSTVKAQLYMDSRSDVRQGAFAKRRSNFQGNHFPVTTAVARNVASGAPIRGRPYNAGRMANTNQSRSRLLDNSLIVCLITWAPSMLVSELSLRGYLDWRRSQRLVCWWYLLDLRFLTPPAQYGSAPRGFVSKQQQQWEKIEQKQANGGGGQRQGPQTLDSRFANMKEERMRMRRFIEKGSNVGNNGVGLQYQQQQQWGRRATRFPN; translated from the exons ATGGCGACTGAAAATCCTATTACTACGGAGACCGTTGCTCTCACCGAGAAGAAAATGGACATGTCTTtag ATGCTATTATCAAGATGTCAAAGAGCAACACCAATGTCAATAAAGGCAAGAAACTGAGAGCATCC AATAAAAAGGAGAAGTTTAATGGTGCGGCCAAAAACAGTACGGTAAAAGCTCAGCTTTATATGGACTCACGGTCTGATGTTAGACAG GGTGCTTTTGCAAAGAGAAGGTCTAATTTCCAAGGAAACCACTTTCCTGTTACAACAGCTGTTGCTCGTAATGTTGCTTCTGGTGCTCCAATCCGTGGTAGACCTTATAACGCTGGAAGGATGGCTAATACGAATCAATCAAGGTCTAGACTGCTTGATAATTCTCTGATCGTTTGCTTAATAACATGGGCTCCCTCTATGCTTGTGTCTGAG TTGAGTCTAAGGGGGTATTTGGATTGGAGGCGTAGTCAGAGATTAGTGTGTTGGTGGTACTTATTAGATTTGAG GTTCCTTACTCCACCAGCTCAGTATGGATCTGCACCAAGAGGGTTTGTCTCAAAG CAGCAGCAGCAATGGGAGAAGATAGAGCAAAAGCAAGCAAATGGAGGAGGAGGGCAGAGGCAAGGGCCTCAGACGCTGGACTCTCGGTTTGCAAACATGAAAGAAGAGAGGATGAGAATGAGAAGGTTTATAGAAAAGGGAAGCAATGTAGGCAACAATGGTGTTGGACTGCAGtaccagcagcagcagcaatgGGGAAGAAGAGCCACAAGATTCCCCAACTGA
- the LOC106388544 gene encoding uncharacterized protein LOC106388544 isoform X1, whose protein sequence is MATENPITTETVALTEKKMDMSLDAIIKMSKSNTNVNKGKKLRASNKKEKFNGAAKNSTVKAQLYMDSRSDVRQGAFAKRRSNFQGNHFPVTTAVARNVASGAPIRGRPYNAGRMANTNQSRSRLLDNSLIVCLITWAPSMLVSEVPYSTSSVWICTKRVCLKAAAAMGEDRAKASKWRRRAEARASDAGLSVCKHERREDENEKVYRKGKQCRQQWCWTAVPAAAAMGKKSHKIPQLIYVIRRTMALLLMQIGLDSMFEVYNIHL, encoded by the exons ATGGCGACTGAAAATCCTATTACTACGGAGACCGTTGCTCTCACCGAGAAGAAAATGGACATGTCTTtag ATGCTATTATCAAGATGTCAAAGAGCAACACCAATGTCAATAAAGGCAAGAAACTGAGAGCATCC AATAAAAAGGAGAAGTTTAATGGTGCGGCCAAAAACAGTACGGTAAAAGCTCAGCTTTATATGGACTCACGGTCTGATGTTAGACAG GGTGCTTTTGCAAAGAGAAGGTCTAATTTCCAAGGAAACCACTTTCCTGTTACAACAGCTGTTGCTCGTAATGTTGCTTCTGGTGCTCCAATCCGTGGTAGACCTTATAACGCTGGAAGGATGGCTAATACGAATCAATCAAGGTCTAGACTGCTTGATAATTCTCTGATCGTTTGCTTAATAACATGGGCTCCCTCTATGCTTGTGTCTGAG GTTCCTTACTCCACCAGCTCAGTATGGATCTGCACCAAGAGGGTTTGTCTCAAAG CAGCAGCAGCAATGGGAGAAGATAGAGCAAAAGCAAGCAAATGGAGGAGGAGGGCAGAGGCAAGGGCCTCAGACGCTGGACTCTCGGTTTGCAAACATGAAAGAAGAGAGGATGAGAATGAGAAGGTTTATAGAAAAGGGAAGCAATGTAGGCAACAATGGTGTTGGACTGCAGtaccagcagcagcagcaatgGGGAAGAAGAGCCACAAGATTCCCCAACTGATTTATGTGATCCGCAGAACAATGGCGTTACTATTAATGCAGATTGGTTTGGATTCAATGTTTGAAGTGTACAACATTCATTTATGA
- the LOC106388544 gene encoding uncharacterized protein LOC106388544 isoform X5: MATENPITTETVALTEKKMDMSLDAIIKMSKSNTNVNKGKKLRASNKKEKFNGAAKNSTVKAQLYMDSRSDVRQGAFAKRRSNFQGNHFPVTTAVARNVASGAPIRGRPYNAGRMANTNQSRSRLLDNSLIVCLITWAPSMLVSELSLRGYLDWRRSQRLVCWWYLLDLRFLTPPAQYGSAPRGFVSKQQQWEKIEQKQANGGGGQRQGPQTLDSRFANMKEERMRMRRFIEKGSNVGNNGVGLQYQQQQQWGRRATRFPN; the protein is encoded by the exons ATGGCGACTGAAAATCCTATTACTACGGAGACCGTTGCTCTCACCGAGAAGAAAATGGACATGTCTTtag ATGCTATTATCAAGATGTCAAAGAGCAACACCAATGTCAATAAAGGCAAGAAACTGAGAGCATCC AATAAAAAGGAGAAGTTTAATGGTGCGGCCAAAAACAGTACGGTAAAAGCTCAGCTTTATATGGACTCACGGTCTGATGTTAGACAG GGTGCTTTTGCAAAGAGAAGGTCTAATTTCCAAGGAAACCACTTTCCTGTTACAACAGCTGTTGCTCGTAATGTTGCTTCTGGTGCTCCAATCCGTGGTAGACCTTATAACGCTGGAAGGATGGCTAATACGAATCAATCAAGGTCTAGACTGCTTGATAATTCTCTGATCGTTTGCTTAATAACATGGGCTCCCTCTATGCTTGTGTCTGAG TTGAGTCTAAGGGGGTATTTGGATTGGAGGCGTAGTCAGAGATTAGTGTGTTGGTGGTACTTATTAGATTTGAG GTTCCTTACTCCACCAGCTCAGTATGGATCTGCACCAAGAGGGTTTGTCTCAAAG CAGCAGCAATGGGAGAAGATAGAGCAAAAGCAAGCAAATGGAGGAGGAGGGCAGAGGCAAGGGCCTCAGACGCTGGACTCTCGGTTTGCAAACATGAAAGAAGAGAGGATGAGAATGAGAAGGTTTATAGAAAAGGGAAGCAATGTAGGCAACAATGGTGTTGGACTGCAGtaccagcagcagcagcaatgGGGAAGAAGAGCCACAAGATTCCCCAACTGA
- the LOC106388544 gene encoding uncharacterized protein LOC106388544 isoform X7, with the protein MATENPITTETVALTEKKMDMSLDAIIKMSKSNTNVNKGKKLRASNKKEKFNGAAKNSTVKAQLYMDSRSDVRQGAFAKRRSNFQGNHFPVTTAVARNVASGAPIRGRPYNAGRMANTNQSRFLTPPAQYGSAPRGFVSKQQQQWEKIEQKQANGGGGQRQGPQTLDSRFANMKEERMRMRRFIEKGSNVGNNGVGLQYQQQQQWGRRATRFPN; encoded by the exons ATGGCGACTGAAAATCCTATTACTACGGAGACCGTTGCTCTCACCGAGAAGAAAATGGACATGTCTTtag ATGCTATTATCAAGATGTCAAAGAGCAACACCAATGTCAATAAAGGCAAGAAACTGAGAGCATCC AATAAAAAGGAGAAGTTTAATGGTGCGGCCAAAAACAGTACGGTAAAAGCTCAGCTTTATATGGACTCACGGTCTGATGTTAGACAG GGTGCTTTTGCAAAGAGAAGGTCTAATTTCCAAGGAAACCACTTTCCTGTTACAACAGCTGTTGCTCGTAATGTTGCTTCTGGTGCTCCAATCCGTGGTAGACCTTATAACGCTGGAAGGATGGCTAATACGAATCAATCAAG GTTCCTTACTCCACCAGCTCAGTATGGATCTGCACCAAGAGGGTTTGTCTCAAAG CAGCAGCAGCAATGGGAGAAGATAGAGCAAAAGCAAGCAAATGGAGGAGGAGGGCAGAGGCAAGGGCCTCAGACGCTGGACTCTCGGTTTGCAAACATGAAAGAAGAGAGGATGAGAATGAGAAGGTTTATAGAAAAGGGAAGCAATGTAGGCAACAATGGTGTTGGACTGCAGtaccagcagcagcagcaatgGGGAAGAAGAGCCACAAGATTCCCCAACTGA